DNA sequence from the Pomacea canaliculata isolate SZHN2017 linkage group LG7, ASM307304v1, whole genome shotgun sequence genome:
gggagggggagcagtAACGACAGCGCCTTAGGGGAGAGTACGGGGGTCTCCGAGAATAGTGTTATCAAGTGCAGTCCcccttcttgtgtgtgtgtgtaagtgtgtgtgtgtgtcaccagAATAGAACTTACAAAAATCTGTGTGAACATAAATTcagttctgtctctttctctccttctcctccaccaGTAACTCGCAGACAATTCACTCATTtgttcttcctctctttttttttctctctctctcacacacacatacacacgcacgcgtgcACTTACTTTAGCGATACAAACTGCTCCAAAATACGAATTTGACACAGTgtaagcacgcacgcacagagaaCATGGCTCTTTGCAAACACTTTAGCCCAtgcagaaaaagtgaaaaacgaaagaaaaaaacagaagtgcACTAAGCAGGTAAACGAATAAGTacttaaagtaaataaaatcaaacataaGACGTTTAAATCACACATATTTCGCAATTCAACACATAGCTACACATAAATAACTGCACACATAGTAACTAGTCGCACATACCTACAGACATATCTACATAAGAACATAACTTAcctctttccctcttttcaTCCGTGGCGGCTACTCCAAAGACTAGTGGCTGTTGTAAGAAGTGGAAAGGCTCCCTGTGTCGAGCTGACGTGAGCGCATTAGCTGCAAGTTCTGTCCCAGCATGCTTTGCTCTTAAACCTCTGCGACTGTGTGTTGGCAGTCGTAGTCACAGACCCACCGGGTACCCGAATCCTGACAACAGCGACACCCTGATTCGCCGAGGTTGTGTTTGAGACAGCAACCAATGAAGCGTTAATCctgtaatctctctctctcccacacacacacaatcttgcGATGGAAACATTTATCTGCAAAAAATATCAAGGGTATGGATGGTCTTTAagaatgtttacatatttatgtttgtttgagGGGAAGAgttggttgtttatttttgttttgttttgttttgcttcgttttgtttgtttgttttttgttttttttttttggggttttttttttttttcttttggtttttttgttttgttttagaacaAAAGTCAATTATTCGAACGCATTTTGGGAAAAGCATCTTGCACTCGAGGTGTCGTCACGTCACAGTAGAAGGTTTGTCGGTTCGATTTCTTTAACAGAAATTTTTCCTAGATGTCTAATTTGCCAGAGATGGTATGAGGCGACGATAAGTGAGATGAAATGAACGTCGCCTTCCACGTGTTGTTATCAAGACAAAGTTACCCCTACGGCCACCATGCCCTTGTCtgcttttatcttcttttttttttggggggggtggtGCTTTTCATCTTACGCTGAGTTCAGCTCAGTCATTATAAATACACTCTGGTGGACCTTAAAGTGTTGAGCAGATCCTTTCTTTAGTACACTCTCGTGAAATGCCCGGGACTGATTTCCTTGTTTGTGCGCCCCGTTCCTAACAAACAGCTGTCACGTGTCTTGTGGAGCTATCTTCTCAGCCAATCAGCTTTCGCTCCCTACTGTACCTCATTATACTCTCTAACCTCTTGATAAAAGCGTCGAGAAAGTTCATTAAATCTTTGCAGGCGTGACCCTGGTGACCTTAACAGCCATGCGTTTGGCACGCCGTTAATATTTCGCCTACGACCCTGGggactatttttgttaataTCCATCAGTCCCGTTGAAATacttttatgaaagaaaactaaGCCAGGCTTAGTCAATCTTTACCTTCGGTTCTGTTCAGGATGTGACTAAGTCTGGAGAGAAgtgatctcttttttttttccccaagtaGATTGGCTGGACAGAACTGGGGAAACAAAATTGAACAGAAATATACCATTGCCATTTTGTTAACTTTGTTTCTGGGTTAATAATAAAGTTTGCTTTTGGGTTAATAATTTTGGTGTATGTTCTAGAAGCTTTCGATTGTTTGATTTGtttaacttatttttgtgtagaaatagTGGCCACTTTCGACGAGTTCAAGACCACCTTTCTGCTCCTACCACTTGATTAATCTTACCCAGAAAGGATCCTTGCACTTTTATGTCTGATGGATAGTAGGGGTGGGGGTTAGTGGGTGGGTAGGTTGGTTggttaattttaaagaaaggtgtGGTCAATCTAGTGAGAGTTTCGCACtatgagattttaaaaagaattgatAGAggaagaaaccaaagaaaaccCTCGAAGGCAAGCCATGTCAAAAACATGacgaggaaaaacaaaaaccacgtGCCCCTAAAGGAGATTTGAACTCAGAACCTTACGATACTTCAAATATCTGAattaaacaattgtttattgAACAGAAGACCTGCACGGATCGTCGGTATTTGGCATGAGTTCGTGTACATTTTTAAAGGTACTTTGCACGTTCTTGCatgcttatatatttttatattcttgggTACTTACATGTACCTTATATACTTGCGTACCTACAGATGTGTCTACtttgcgcgcacacacacactttatagagtactatatatatacttcgATGGCACCGCTTCCAGTCACTTGTTGCGTTTGGAGAACATGATCCGAGACCCTGATGTTATCACTGACCtcccctgtgacgtcacgaatgCTTGCTCAGCCAATGTGTGAAGTTCTTTGTGCGCTGCCAGTGACACGTGACCAATAAAACAATGACTTTTCGCTGCTTTCAGGTTAACTCCCGAGTGCCAGCTGTCTTGCAGCTTAACCCAACCCTACCTCGAATTACGAGCTCACAGATCAGTCACAACAGTATTTGCTCGTTGCTCGGCCTTACCTCGAGTTACGAGGTCAAGGATTACGCGCAGCTGCCTATAGTTACGAGAACTCAcgtttttcgtttgtttgttttttttctgcttttcatgCTGCTGACAGGTGAGTGACAGCCAGCAGTTTCTGCATATGTGAGCCTGCGTGTGACTGTGCATTCATGAACGGCTTACAGCTGCCTACACactgttttgtgttattttgcacGCCAATTGTGAATACGTAATaatctttttatgaaaatatcttgTGACAGATTGGTTTTACTTCtcctcctttccttctttcactcTTAGGTGGGTAGATGTCGAACAAGAGCACTAGGAAACTACTATACAGGAGCAATGGGAAACAAAGGGAAAGAAGCATTTCGCGGAGGTCAGCATTTCACGAGGACCCTCAGTGAGCTCCCTTGCTGCAACATAAGTTACCGTCGTATTTGCTCATTCTACCTACTACGATGTTCGAAAAATCTTCGTCTCTGCAGCTTCTGACTCAAACTCATaatttttgtgtataaaatTCAGTATCCTAGTGGATAACCTCACAATCATCAATATTGTCACAACGATAACGTACCCGCACATTTTCTGTCTCAACAGTCGATTACTCGTGGTTTATGttaggaaaaaacaaaagaataaataataaataaaatcaagaaagGAGGGGGAAACatgcatgaaagaaaaacaaaaaaggacatAGTAAACAATCCAgaagataaaaacaactttttttaatttaatactCACTCAGACAGCTATgcttgtcaaaaataaaaacagtgaacAGTTTTCATCATTCGTATCATTGTTTTCCTGTACAATTTATTCAGGGACGACTAAACTTACATCAGAAGTTGTGTCTTTGTTGTCAAGCACGTGCCACTcaaatacacacgcacaaaaatactcacgcacgcacgtagGCAGACACGCGCGCACTCGCCCTGTAAAGTTTTTTTGATTCTGCAAAGTATCAGTCAAAAGATGGCAGACAGAACTATTCTGACGATCCCCCTGTTTCCTTAGAAGCTGATGGACACAAAGGCAAATCCAAATCTTGTTCTATCTTGGGGTCATGCAGTTCTCCGTTGAAAGAACAATACAAAGCTGACACTGGTTTGAAAATGATCACGATCCTGAAACAAATGTAGACAACTGTCTTTgcattatattttcttattatgaGTGTGGTCTTTCTTGACATGCTCACTGTACACTTAACTTGTGATTCGATAGTTTATAGAATTACATTGATTTTTACATCCattgtatttcattttactttttcttttaaataaagtacCTTTTTACTGTTCGTGATGTCTCTttgctatattttttatattcaacagtttgtttttttaatttttaattataaaaaattacgAGCGCGCTGACCTTTCTCGTCTGACTTTCAGGTGTTCGATGAAATAGTCTTCCAACATCCGGGTAATCTCGAGATTTTTCTCCGGATTCAGGCGACCGATGCACTCTATGGTGGCGTAAACACAAGCGTTCCTGTCGCCACCCATCATAAGGTCGGCCTCTGCTCGCAAGTCGATGAACACTACCTGTGTGGTTTCAATATTGATAATATGCAAATATACTAAAACACAAgagtttattaaataaatactttctctctcacacatttagTGTACATTAAAGTACTTTTCTGTAAAGGCTATATCTAACTGCTTTGTTAATCATCTTTAAAGCCTGCCATTCTCTCTTAGTGTTTCGTGTGTGTGTCAAGATATTTTAGTCGTTAAGACCTTTTTAGTGGTTACTGTTAGTAAGATAATAAGCATTGTTTATGAAGGGCGCGCCCACGCTTGGTCCCGAGTGCACCTTCACCAGATTCATCTTTGAtggtagaaaaaaaagtgatacaAGTAACGGATATTGTTAAGATGTTCTTACCTCTCTTGGCTTCTGCAAGGCCTGAAACATCATGTTGGTCAGTTTGGCATGGAAGAACGTTGGCACTACCCGGCTGGGTACATTGGTGTTGATGCAGATGATGGGCATGGCTGACTCGATCGCCTTCACAAACCCTCCAGGTTTCCGTTACCTCCCACACCAGGCGGGTGTAAGCTCACACACTAGGTTTGCGTTGGATTGACTACACGAGTAACACTTCCCTTTTCTTGGGTCAGTCACTTGCGGAGTCAAAGGTCACAGTAAACACCCTGCGTGGTCGAGGACTGCAGTTGATCTGTTGATTGAAATTCATTTAGTCTCTGTCATCAACGAACGATTACGATAACACTTGTCTTTCGGCGCTGAACTACGTTCTTCGACTGACGTTTTCTATCCGCCAAGGTATGTGCTCGGCTGCCAGTTCTTTAAATAATCTTCGGTCAGGTCAACAACATACATGGGTGGCCTTCACTTTCCTACTTCTTTGTACATATACCCGGATCTTTCTACATCCGAGTTTCTCGGGAGTTCCCCACCTTTACAATAACAGGAAGGACAGCGaagtaatttgttttgaacGAGAATAGCGAGGTGTGACCCAACCAGAGACTGTAAACCCAGTTTTGATGTGACAACCTCGCGAGCGCAAAGCCTCCCGGATGCAGCAATCTGGACAGAGCGTTGTGATATCCACAAGACAAAATACTCCAGTGGTTGGGCCACTCACAGCCGGATCACGCTATGAGAAGATGAGCAAACCTGTCTGTAATGTAGGTCAGAGAGACAACTTAAAACATCAATACGcgggcacgtgtgtgtgtgcgcgcgcgcgtgcatgtgtctgtgtagaCGCACGCTGTACTGTAATGTTTGAGTCTCTTTAAGGAAACTCCATACACAAACAATTGTGGATATCACTTTCATTTGTCTATGCAGTTGCATTCAAACAGAAATACCTTATCACCCTTACAGTGAGAGTAAGCAACTGACGAAAACTTTGAAGCTGAAAATCTGGAAAGAAACGTGCAGACAATAGAGATTgtttaaaacaagaaattatttgcTTTAATCTATAatgcagtaaaaacaaaacaaagtaagatGAAAAATTATGCTGGGCACGCACATTTATTTGTTACATCTCACATGGAACACAAAACACAAGGTGAACAACAAATCATGTTGATGACAAGTCATCATGCGGAGGCAATATTATTGAAAGCTTGAGATGTGGGAAAATTCCCACAGCAATCAAGAACAGGCATGACAGAGATAATGAAAAGCATACAgtgaaatattgcttttttttcctatctACTAGACCTATTTGGCTAGTGTTGTCTGTGCAGGGTGAATCCCTGTGTTGTTATGTACATTGACTATAACATATAACTAAATCATACACTTTCAAACCATTCTGTAAACAACATGTCcatttagtaataataataatcagcattTATAAGATGCCTATTCAACATGTAATGGGTGAACACAATCACTCATGTATGCCATTCAGAAAACATGACAATAAGCTACCATTTTGGCATGGAAAGCAACACAGGCATATCCAGTCAAACAAGTCCGAA
Encoded proteins:
- the LOC112568008 gene encoding macrophage migration inhibitory factor-like, translating into MPIICINTNVPSRVVPTFFHAKLTNMMFQALQKPREVVFIDLRAEADLMMGGDRNACVYATIECIGRLNPEKNLEITRMLEDYFIEHLKVRRERIVIIFKPVSALYCSFNGELHDPKIEQDLDLPLCPSASKETGGSSE